A stretch of DNA from Bradysia coprophila strain Holo2 chromosome X unlocalized genomic scaffold, BU_Bcop_v1 contig_21, whole genome shotgun sequence:
cttccactggaacaccatcttctccgggagacttttggtttttcatcttggctactgcggccttgacttcatcaacagttatgtcgggcatatcctccgatcccacgtttcttattattggtctatcttcagtttcttccgttggactctggcttgctgaagaaaaaaattggagaaCTATcacccaggaattatcacccagttcgattggaattatcacccgggaaATTATCgccaggaattatcacccaggcACCATTACCCAGACAAAATGGAAATCATCACCCAGAGAATTATCGACCAGGCACTATTACCCagacaaaatggaaattatcaCCCAGAGAATTATCGCCCATTATTAATAATAATGCAATTGGGACTTATCACCCAGTGAATTACTGGGCACGGAATAACATCCACATTAGACAATTGTGGATCATCTTGTaggcatgcacaattagaacAGCCAACTCATCTTAAATTGACagctgggcgataattccttGGTTGATAATTCCCATTTTCTCTGGATAATGGTTACTGGTCGATAATTCCCTGTGTGATAATTCCTGGAATGATAATTCCTGGAATGATAATTCCTGGAATGATAATTCCTGGAATGATAATTCCTGGAATGATAATTCCTGGAATGATAATTCCTGGAATGATAATTCCTGGAATGATAATTCCTGGAATGTTAATTCCTGGAATGATAATTCCTGGAATGATAATTCCTGGAATGATAATTCCTGGAATGATAATTCCTGGAATGATAATTCCTGGAATGATAATTCCTGGAATGATAATTCCTGGAATGATAATTCCTGGAATGATAATTCCTGGAATGATAATTCTGGAATGATAATTCCTGGAATGATAATTCCTGGAATGATAATTCCTGGAATGATAATTCCTGGAATGATAATTCCTGGAATGATAATTCCTGGAATGATAATTCCTGGAATGATAATTCCAATcaagctgggtgataattcctgggtgACAGTACTCCtggtgataattccaaaatagttttttcaatttttcgatctGGACGATAATTCCCTTGGCGAAAATACTGGTCGCCCaaaccgaaaaataaatcACACTCCGCATGTCCATGAACAAAAGAACAATAACCTTTTTCAATTCAACGCAAGAGCTTCATACAAAAGCAATCGACTGTGATTGAGgaataaaacttttacacTGAAAACCAGGTATAATCTTCGGGTATAACTTatccattttcatttcctCAATTATTCTTGAACACGTTAATCGAAAAAAACTCCGATTTATTAAAATAGACTACATAAAGGTATAGCGATGTAAAAACACGTCCGTCTGCCATGCATTTAACTTAATCACctaattatgaattttaatttgagtGAGCGAAGCAAATATAAATGTTAACTGTAAATGTCACTAACCTGTGTGAGCATGGTAAATCATGATAGAGACTGGCACAAAAGAATATCCTGCAACAAATCAgaatgatttatttaaaatatttgatttcaaaaatttgacagaattaaattattttgacacCGGTGCTTCAGCAGTTGCTGGGGCCTTAGTAGTTCCTGGGGCTTCAGTAGTTGCTGGGAGTTCAGTAGTTCCTGGGGCTTCAGTAGTTGCTGTGAGTTCAGTAGTGGCTGGCGCTTCAGTAGTGGCTGGTGCTTCAGTAGTGGCTGGCTCTTCAGCAGTTGCTGGGGCCTCAGTAGTTGCTGAGGCCTCAATAGTTGATGGGGCTTCAGTAGTTGCTGGGGCTTCAGTAGTTGCTGGGGCCTCACCAGTTGCTGGGACTTCAGCAGTTGCTGGGGCTTCAGTAGTCGCCGGTGCTTCGGTAGTGGCTGGCGCTTCAGTAGTTGTTGGCGCTTCAGTAGTGGTTGGCGCTTCAGTGGTGGCTGGCTCTTCAGCAGTTGCAGGTGCTTCAGGCGTTGTCGGGGCTTCAATAGTTGCTGGGCCTTCAGAAGCGGCTGGTGCTTCAGTAGTTGCTGGGAGTTCAGCAGTTGCTGGGACTTCAGTAGTTGCTGAGGCTTCAGTAGTGGCTGGCGCTTCAGTAGTGGCTGGTGCTTCAGTAGTGGCTGGCTCTTCAGCAGTTGCTGGGGCCTCAGTAGTTGCTGATGCCTCAATAGTTGATGGGGCTTCAGTAGTTGCTGAGGCTTCAGTAGTTGCTGGGGCCTCACCAGTTGCTGGGGCTTCACCAGTTGCTGGGACTTCAGCAGTTGCTGGGGCTTCAGTAGTCGCCGGTGCTTCGGTAGTGGCTGGCGCTTCAGTAGTTGTTGGCGCTTCAGTAGTGGTTGGCGCTTCAGTGGTGGCTGGCTCTTCAGCAGTTGCAGGTGCTTCAGGCGTTGTCGGTGCTTCAATAGTTGCTGGGCCTTCAGAAGCGGCTGGTGCTTCAGTAATGGCTGACGCTTCAGAAGTGGCTGGCGCTTCAGTAGTTGCTGGTGCTTCAGTAGTTGTTGTGGCTTCAGCTGTTGCTGGGGCTTCAGCTGTTGTTGGGGCTTCAGCTGTTGTTGGGGCTTCAGTAGTGGCTGGAGCTGTAGTGGTGGCTGGTGCTTCAGTAGTGGCTGGTGCTTCAGTAGTGGCTGGTGCTTCGGTAGTGGCTGGTGCTTCAGTAGTGGCTGGTGCTACAGCTGTAGTTACTGCTGCAGTTGTGGTTACTGTTGCAGTTGTTGTTGATGGGACAGAAGTTGTTGCTGACGTAGTTGTAGTGGCTGCTGAAGTCGTTGTAGCTGGAACAGGAGTTGTTACTGCTGCAGTTGTTGTGGGTGGATCATGACTTGTGGCTGGTGTAGTGGTTGCGGCTGTAGAAGAAGTTGTGGCTGGAATAGAAGTTGTGGCTGCTGGAGTTGTTGTGCCTGCTGCAGTAGTTGTAGCAACGGATGGAAGAGGTGGGTTTGGGTATGAAGTTGCTGTACCGGCTGCAGTTGTTGTACCGGCTGCAGTTGTTGTACCTGCTGCAGTTGTTGTAGCTCCAGATGGAAGGGACGGGTTAGGATATATAGTGGTTGTAGCTCCGGATGGAAGAGGTGGGTTAGGATATGAAGTTGTCGTACTGGATGGAGATGTCATTTCGGCTGCAGTTGTCGTACCGGCTGCAGTTGTCGTACTAGGTGCAGTAGTCGTACCGGCTGCAGTTGTCGTGGCTCCAGATGGAAGGGGTGGGTTGGGATATGAAGTTGTTGTACCTGCCGCGGTGGTCGTACTTGCTGCGGTGGTCGTACTTGCTGTAGTTGTCGTACCAGCTGCTGTTGTTGTAGCAGCTGCAGCTGTTGTAGCAGCTGCAGTTGTTGTAGTTCCGGATGGAAGAGGTGGGTTTGGATATTTAGTTGTTGTCGTAGTTCCAGATGGTAGAGGTGGGTCTGGATATGGAGTGGTAGTAGGTGCtactgttgttgttgtcgtcaACTGTGATGGAAGAGGTGGGTTGGGAAATGCCGTTGTTGTGGGAGCACTAGATGGAAGTGGAGGGTTGGCATATGGAGCTGCCGGTGCTGCAGTTGTTGCGGGTGGAAGTGGAGGGTATGGATAGTAGTAGTAGCCGCCATATTGAGCTGCAGGAGCTGCAAGAAAAGCCTAAAAGAATTTGAGTGTAAAATTCCTGTTATGTATTGATAATTACTGTACCTGCAATAAAGCTATTACACTAGCGACGAACAGTAATATTTTTGCCATCTTCAATAAGCAATGTTTTTACATTAAACCGTTATTTTCAACTCGAGATCTTATATAGCCGAATTTTGCGtttacaatattttcgttcattttaattaatatCAGTTGAGTCAATAAcatttatattcattttatttgaaattttccaattaacCTGGtactttcaattaaaaactttaattgTTTGCAGTCAACGCACGTCATTCGGAACGTTATggtttttcacaaattttctattttaggAACAATCTTAAgctaataaaaaaacaaatagaaCATCAAATGCTTTGTATTCAAATTCAGTTAGAAACAAGTAAATTTATTACACTTCAACCAATACGTTAAAATGTGGCAGGAAAACGAAGCGTCACAGGGCGTTGGTCTGCCAACAAATTTTACTTGCAGTAcctgagaaaatgaaattgcgataattttcattttcgtattgCTTCGCAAGTAATAATAATTATGTAGGCTGATATAACATATAAAGCATTTCGCTTCTGTACATAACACGAACGAGCTAGTGGGTGTTATGTACAGAAGCGTAATGACAGTGTATTCCATCAGctaaatatattattttatcacataagcgaaaacatGTCATCAATATTTAAGACCAATTGTGAAGTTTCGTAGCCGAATACATTTGATTCGCTTCTCTAGAAAtacgtttttagccccgtacgaagtactgggggcttataagattaatatgccgtttgtcacacgtcgaattggaagcagacagtaagggcaaagcatttggttatgttcatagatgacgaatccgcaataaaaaaaatgttcgtccgtccgtctgtgacccctctagcttgagcaaatcacaaccttttttcaaaattctttttttccccgattgatatcgacaaaagtaaagtcaagttcgaaaatgggcatggtagggtcggcccttccagagctagggccctataggtgtttttcaatctttcgacgatatctaccgaaatacgcacgcaatagctgcttgtgatatatcaaatgaaaggtattgacgagtagaacaaagttgctgaacactgtttttgggtaagatgcaacgaaagcatccgaagatcaattgagagtgacacaaagagccatggaacggagtatgcttggaataacactcagagacagaatgacgaatcaatggattcgacaacaaaccagggtcgttgatgtcatggaaagaatagcatctctgaaatggagctgggcgggacatattgcaagaaggacagacgaacgttggaccaaaaagatcatgaactggcgaccatataaaagacgagctataggtagagcaccagagagatggacaaacggaattaagaatattgcaggtacaaactggcagcaaatggcaatggatcgtacgaaatggaaagaagttggagaggcctacatccagcagtggatagaaacaggctgaaaaagaagaagaagaagaagatgcaacgcgggcttgttgggagggctcaaaggtcgttactcggccctaagtgttttttgaacataaatcgagtaaatctcatccgattttgctagatttagttttttatggaaggtaattgaaacagaattttatgagaatttgttttcttcagcaagacagagtccaacggaagaaaccgaagatagaccaataataagaaacgtgggatcggaggatatgcccgacataactgttgatgaagtcaaggccacagtagccgagatgaaaaacaaaaagtctcccggagaagatggtgttccagtggaagccattaaactgagtggagactccttattaaaggctaTCACGGCTtggtttaatcaatgtctccaatgggaagaagtaccagaagcctgggaaaatgcggtaattacattgctgcataaaaaaggagacataacaaagctggaaaattaccggcccataagcctattgtcaacactctacaagttgtttatgaaaatcattacgaagaggaacactaacaagttcgacttctaccaacctgttgaacaagctgctttcagatctggtttcagcacaaacgaccatttgcaggtgatgagaacgcttattgagaagtgtcgtgaatacaacatcgacatagtcttgctattcatagacttcgaaaaagctttcgattcagttgaaacatggtcgatattggacgcattagacgaatgtagagtagactccaacacaattcgataagtgtacaaaaatgctacttcatgtataaaacttcataagagcacggagaaattcagaatcggccgaggtgtaaggcagggttggcagggtgacactatttcaccgaaattattcacagcgattctgcagagtatttttaagaagttaaactggagtaaaatgggaataaagataaatggagagtacctgagcaatctccccttcgctgatgacattgtaccgatagcagcgaatctaggtcaggctcagcttatgctacaacagttaagtgaagaggcaagcaaagttggcctcaagatgaacttatcgaaaacaaaagtcatgaccaacatcggggatgatagagaaatcaaaattggtgacactgtcattaaacgagtcgacagctgcgtttatctaggacataaactgaagttaggtctggacaaccagactgcagaaataagacgtaggattggtcttgcatgggcagcgttcggaaaactcagactaattttcaaaagcaaaatgaataatagtctgaaacgcaaagttttcgacacttgtgtccttccagtgctcacttatggagcggaaacgttaactttaacgaaagcatccgaagataaattgagagtgacacaaagagccatggaacggagtatgcttggaataacactcagagacagaatgacgaatcaatgaattcgacaacaaaccagggtcgttgatgtcatggaaagaatagcatctctgaaatggagctgggcgggacatattgcaagaaggacagacgaacgttggaccaaaaagatcatgaactggcgaccatataaaagacgagctataggtagaccaccagagagatggacaaacggaattaagaatattgcaggtacaaactggcagcaaatggcaatggatcgtacgaaatggaaagaagttggagaggcctacatccagcagtggatagaaacaggctgaaaaagaagaagaagaagaattgaataccgcaaagaacgtggcaaaaaaagtttcaaatttgggcccttggactaaggccgctactcggccctgagtgttttttgcacataaatctagtaaatctcatccgattttgctagtttttgtttcaattgagagataattgaatacccaatagaaagttggaaaaaattttgggtttctaaaataatgtcgtatattgttggttttatttgagaggtacttcgtacgggcttgaccatgcccaacttgacttgcattttggtaacagactcattagagggttgtagattGTGGACGTGTTAGGGTTctgggcgtattacggctacggacgtattatggttacggacgaaataggattacgggtcgcacggggctaagtcgcagcaaacgctccgactgttctgataccttgttttattatttttttattcgcacaaaaatatttgtaaataaaatgtggaGTCCAGTCCAGTCCACCAATCATCAACATTTAAAAAGATCTGTCTTAATTCCATCTACGAATATCATGTAGAGTATACGAACACATACTTCCTTTAATATATAATGAAATATGCAGAGAGAGATCGCCACGAATTATACACATCCGAGCTCATATGTcgtatcccaacaaaaatctcttcgagaaaagtgtgacgcagtctttgaagtacaatttctaaaatgaatgatatcgctagagttgacgctttcagcttcgttacgcaaaaattaaattttacccaattttagttcaaacaagctggcttagtttttctcaccatctgccaaataatttttaccaaaaaaatttgactggaaacaaccaaaattttaccaaaaaaaactgcgtcgcatgtggtaaaattttggttgtttccagtcaaactttttttttgtaaaaattatttggcagatggtgagaaaaactaagccagcttgtttgaactaaaattgggtgtaaaattttatttttgcgtaacgaagctgaaagcgtcaactctagcgatatcattcattttagaaattgtacttcaaagactgcgtcacacttttctcgaagagatttttgttgggatatcagtcgttttagaagttttagaacactgccttttataacagttttataacagaaattcggaaatttggcgaaattcgaaaatcaaaaatttgacgaaaatcaaaaatttgacgaaattcgaaaatttgacgaaaatcgaaaatttgacgaaaatcgaaaatttgacgaaattcgaaaatttgacgaaattcgaaaatttgacgaaattcgaaaatttgaaaatttgacgaaattcgaaaatttgacgaaattctaaaatttgacgaaatttgaaaatttgatcgaacgaaaatcgaaatttgacgaaaatcgaaaatttgacgaaaatcgaaaatttgacgaaattcgaaatttgacgaaaatcgaaaatttgacgaagaaagtaattctctatctgccaccattcaagaaatatctctaaaaccccaattgacccacccatttccaactttcgacatttttcacaaatgcccttcttttctactcgtaaaactctgagactttgccgaagaaagtaactctctacctgccaccattcaagaaatacctctaaaaacataattgacccacccatttccaactttcgacatttttcacatatgcccctctatTCTattcgtaaaactctgagactttgccgaagaaagtaattctctatctctcataacccaaaaaaatattagtcctttcatcctacgctcgagtagctcaaaatttggtcactctaatcactctagctcaaacgaatctgacccgatttttttaattatttttttgttcgaatcgtgttacgaatacctttcatttgatgggtcgcacgcctctgtaggtttcaatacagctaagctacagagCTTCCTGGGGTAAGGgcgtatcacaatttcatttttatgcccaccctgaggtttcaacgaaatttcatggagattggctgactagtttccgagatcgaccgtcgatagatagacagatagacagatagacagatagaaacatacagagtaagttgaaagattttgattgtttggaaaacgttaatttggtgcattttctatcaaaatggccaacttcaaaacgatgtatctccggcaattttaaagttacatagtcgagtgatagctcgttttgctcgtatttgaagcgcgaaaaAGATAAAacaggatttgtggtgatacaggccaaaggaaagaaacttaaattctcgcctatatatagttgccgcgtctcaaaaaaatttcttcgttctttttttggaagttagactgcgtcaagtcctccgctaacgctccggacatgatacaCATTTACATACAAATCATGTACTGATATCTctataattcattttttatatgaagtGCCGATGGCCGAGCGGGTTAAATCACGGATTTGTATTTTGTGGTTCCGGGTTCAATTCACGGTTGGTGAAACCTGATAAAAGAAATTAGGTTGTACTTGTTTTCCTAAAGGCCGTTGCTAATTacccgcgcgggcgaatagcatCTTATAcactattcgcccgcgcgggcgaatagcatCTTATAGACTAAccgcccgcgcgggcgaatagcatATTATAGACTAatcgcccgcgcgggcgaatagcatATTATGGACTATTCGCCCGCGAGAAACATATATATGCTTGTAGGGATAATAGTTAGATAGCTTGACAAAAGAATGACTGGACGTtccgtgtgaattttgtaggTTTGAGACAAAACCTAGGTTAGTAAACACTCCAA
This window harbors:
- the LOC119069015 gene encoding skin secretory protein xP2-like; its protein translation is MAKILLFVASVIALLQAFLAAPAAQYGGYYYYPYPPLPPATTAAPAAPYANPPLPSSAPTTTAFPNPPLPSQLTTTTTVAPTTTPYPDPPLPSGTTTTTKYPNPPLPSGTTTTAAATTAAAATTTAASTTTAAGTTTAADTTTAAGTTTAAGTTTAAGTATSYPNPPLPSVATTTAAGTTTPAATTSIPATTTAAVTTAVAPATTEAPATTEAPATTEAPATTEAPATTTAPATTEAPTTAEAPTTAEAPATAEATTTTEAPATTEAPATSEASAITEAPAASEGPATIEAPTTPEAPATAEEPATTEAPTTTEAPTTTEAPATTEAPATTEAPATAEVPATGEAPATGEAPATTEASATTEAPSTIEASATTEAPATAEEPATTEAPATTEAPATTEASATTEVPATAELPATTEAPAASEGPATIEAPTTPEAPATAEEPATTEAPTTTEAPTTTEAPATTEAPATTEAPATAEVPATGEAPATTEAPATTEAPSTIEASATTEAPATAEEPATTEAPATTEAPATTELTATTEAPGTTELPATTEAPGTTKAPATAEAPVSK